TGCACTGATTTTGTAGGTTTTTAGGTCCTTTAAGACAACTTCCCTCCATGGGGTTTATGATTGGTAAGTCCAATTTTATCACATTCAGCCATCATATTATTACACCTACCATCCGGGCACATGGAGATCTACTCACCAATTTTGACCTTTTATTTTCTCCTCTATGCGTTACTTGCACCATCTGTTGGATGTGATTATTTCTAACTTAATCAAATCTTATAGAgttaatatattcattttaacatcCGCATTTTTACGTTCTTCATTTTTGTGGATATGTTGGTACTTAAAGGCCCATTCGTTCTCATATAAAATTGTTGGTCTTACAACCCTTCTATAGAACTTGTCTTCCACTTTGTTAGACATCCTTTTCTCACATGACACTTCCGTAACActctttcatttcatttttccTATCTTAATTTTAGGTTTTACATCCATCTACTGACATAAAAGGAAGAAATATACAAAGTAAGAAATTTATGTTGTGGAATAAAGAACTTTGAAAATGAGATCATTAGGTATTTATTTGTTGCTTCTAGGTAATCATGTCCAATCAGACTAGTTAAATGGTCACCAAACAAGCATGTACCAGAGTAGCGAGTGATGAAATGCAAACGTAGCTTAGTGACAAATTGAATTCATGAAAAAAGGACCTGGAATCTTTGCCACGAGGACATTTGATCTCCTGAGGCTACCAGAAAATAAAATTTTGCGAATTCTCCCCTGCCCGTGGAAAATTACCCAAATCAAATCCCTGATATCCTCATTTTTAAATCTTCCTGGAATTCCGAAACACCCAACAAGCATCAACAAACCCCGGGCATCAATTTCTTCAGCCTTAAGTATGCCTGCTTCGGCAATCAACCTCTTTCTCCATGCTAAAGCTGCCTGCTCCGCCTCTTGCTTCACCCCTATCTCAATCTCGTCGCTGATTCCCATCAACAAGAAGCACTGCAAAACCAATACAGAAGCCTTCCTTGACTGGACCATTTGCGAGCCCTTAACGAACGCCTTGCCCTTTTGAGTATAAAACTTGCCGACACATTCCAATACAAGCCTTGCTGGATTGCTGGAGAGTCTCAATGCCTTAGGGACTTGCTCAAGCAGTCCTTTTATATCTAAGAGATGCATTACCATGTACCTCCGCAGACCGCGACCATCCATCATTTCGCAGAGGCTCTCCAGCTCTGAACGAGGAGTAGATATCAGCTCTGAACGAGGAGGAAATCTCAcgtcttcctcttctttttcttctttcacttcttttTCGCAGAGGCTCTCCAGCTCTGAACGATGAGTGGATATCAGCTCTGAACGAGGAGGAAATCTCAcgtcttcctcttctttgtcttCTTCTATCACTTCTTTGTCGCAGAGGCTCTCCAGCTCTGAACGAGGAGGGCATCTCAcgtcttcctcttctttgtcttCTTCTATCACTTCTTTATCGCAGAGGCTCTCCAGCTCTGAACGAGGAGGGCATCTCACGTCTTTCTCTTCTTTGTCTTCTTCTATCACTTCTTTATCGCAGAGGCTCTCCAGCTCTGAACGAGGAGGGCATCTCGcgtcttcctcttctttgtcttCTACTTTCACTTTTTTATCGCAGAGGTTCTCCACCTCTGAACGAGGAGGGCATCTCACGTCTTTCTCTTCTTTGTCTTCTTCTATCACTTCTTTATCGCAGAGGCTCTCCAGCTCTGAACGAGGAGGGCATATCAGCTCTGAACGAGGAGGGCATCTCGcgtcttcctcttctttgtcttCTACTTTCACTTTTTTATCGCAGAGGCTCTCCAGCTCTGAACGATGAGTGGATATCAGCTCTGAACGAGGAGGGGATCTcacatcttcctcttcctcttcctctttttCGCAGAGGGTTTCCAGCTCTGAACGATGAGTGGATATCAGCTCTGAACGAGGAGAGGATCtcacttcttcctcttcttcttcttcttcagatggGTCGGATTCCCAAGATGATTCAGGGACTGGGACTGGGGTTGATGTTGTGTCTGCGGCTGGGGCTGGGGAAGCCGCTGCTTGTGGTGATGACGTGGTTAAAGGAGCGGTATTAGTTGTATGTGGGGGTAGCATAGAGTCGATTGAGGTCCGGATGGAATCAACGTGTTGTTGTAGCTCAGTGAGGCAGCGATGGACCGCCAAAAGGGCACCGGAGATTTGGCGGAGATTGGAAATTGAGTCATCCTGGGAATGTAATGGTGGTTGCTGAAATTCCGATTGTTTGGTTAGGTAATTCTGCAGCGAATCGTTTGCTGTTTGTGCTTGGACTTGAGTGGCCAACGGTGGCTGTGACTGAGACGTGGCGGTTGCGGCGATATTTACCGGTTTACTCATCGTCGGTTTAGAAGTGGAGAACCGGAGAATTGAGAATAGACAAAGTATAAGAATCCCCTAATGCGTCGCCGTTTCCGATTGTTGATTGCACAATTCATAAACGGACGCTTCTTACTGCAATCCTCGCCTTCATTTTTTTTTGGGTAACTAATCaccaaatagcaattacaaaACTATAGC
This DNA window, taken from Nicotiana tabacum cultivar K326 chromosome 4, ASM71507v2, whole genome shotgun sequence, encodes the following:
- the LOC107774411 gene encoding uncharacterized protein LOC107774411, translated to MSKPVNIAATATSQSQPPLATQVQAQTANDSLQNYLTKQSEFQQPPLHSQDDSISNLRQISGALLAVHRCLTELQQHVDSIRTSIDSMLPPHTTNTAPLTTSSPQAAASPAPAADTTSTPVPVPESSWESDPSEEEEEEEEVRSSPRSELISTHRSELETLCEKEEEEEEDVRSPPRSELISTHRSELESLCDKKVKVEDKEEEDARCPPRSELICPPRSELESLCDKEVIEEDKEEKDVRCPPRSEVENLCDKKVKVEDKEEEDARCPPRSELESLCDKEVIEEDKEEKDVRCPPRSELESLCDKEVIEEDKEEEDVRCPPRSELESLCDKEVIEEDKEEEDVRFPPRSELISTHRSELESLCEKEVKEEKEEEDVRFPPRSELISTPRSELESLCEMMDGRGLRRYMVMHLLDIKGLLEQVPKALRLSSNPARLVLECVGKFYTQKGKAFVKGSQMVQSRKASVLVLQCFLLMGISDEIEIGVKQEAEQAALAWRKRLIAEAGILKAEEIDARGLLMLVGCFGIPGRFKNEDIRDLIWVIFHGQGRIRKILFSGSLRRSNVLVAKIPDIIEGMAMQKMEVDAAHIAYTFGIEDRVSPQRFLTSFLLESEESLKKMVEQSQGSLAAVDQAKRKHLFDLRSVIKCLGHHDIDPSELLPRWQINEKIMSLEKEITVGENLNKKEIARGAKMAQKRKIDETESSRWFSNKEPKHSHVSNPWLQQERVDSTPGQIGSHTGQLYGRLGNAAMYDGLASCSYTHPLSYLYWPR